The genomic stretch TAACCTCTGCTTCTAGCTGCGCAACTTTTTCAGGCTTTTGTTTGAATTCAACAATAACTGAAATTTCTTTTTCACTATTTAGGTCAACACTTGGATCAAGCTTTATACCTGAACTATCATTTAATTCCATCTTTCTCAATGCAGAACGTTGCTCCTGAGTTAAGTGCGATAAAGTTTCTTGTGAATCTACATTCGATTCAGCTTTTACAACAGAATGATAGTTTAATGGTGTCACTGTTCCTAATAATACTCCTAAGCTCATTACTACATTAAAAGCATTTTTTCTTTTATTGGTACTATGTTGCCTCATTGATCTAGTACTCTCCCTTCTGAATATAAAATAGTTTAGTTATTTCGAATTTTCTTAAAATTCTAATCACATTATAATGAGAATTGATTTATTTGCTATTTTGACAAAATCATTCAACTACCAAATATAAATCGATAATTTTCAACAAGAAGATTAATTTAACCTATTTAAAAAAATAGTTAAATAAATATTCTTAATAGAATTAACAAACGCCAATCCCTGTCCTAACAGTTGATTGGCGTTTTCTATAAGCGTTTTAATGAAGTTATTAGCTATTGGAAATGAATGTAATATTTTATCGAAAAACTTCTTCATAAAAAACGCTATTCTTTCTTAAAAATAGACAGAAAGAATAGCGTTTTTTTATTTTTGGGTGGGCAATTATTTTATATTAAAGGTAATGATGTTACACAATTAAATCATCTCTGAAACTAGTTTTCCCATCATGACATTCGATACAATCACAGGAAGGCCAGTTACTTTTGACACTAATTGTCTTGACTGTTCTGAGTATGCCATGCAATCTAGTAAAATAATATCTACTTTATTCTTCAGTTCATTTCCTGCATTTTCATAGTTTTTCAAGTCATTCTTAAAAGGAGAAGCAACCGCAAAATATGGATTCATTCCAAATGATGTAAACTTACTCCTTAAACTTTCTTCTTGTTCTGCCAAAGGCAAAATAACGCCAAATCGACGCTGACCAACTATTGATTTAACGACAGGAGGAATAATTTTATCTGGCTCAATCAAATAGGATGATTTTGTGTGTATTCCTGGAAATACGCCAGTACAAAGAAGTAGAATTTGCTTGATTCCCGTCTTCTCAAATTGGTTGATCTTTTCTTGTAAAATTGGCTGTATTTTCTCCCTTGACATCACGACAGAATCACCATTTGTTAAACGAGTAGTTAACACATAATCACCCAATTCGGGTGACAGATGCTCTTCAATATATGCCTTCTTCAAACCGTCCAATACACCAACCTGAACTAATTCAGATCGGCCATCTATATATTTTTCAAAAACTGGTGCAACATCTTGACGCGGAGCTTGACCGATTGTAATCATTCCTAGTTTTGCCATCTACTACTTCCTCCCATTAAAAGGCAAGTGGACATATCACTTACTTTCAATGAATAACTTCATTCCCCATTGTTTGTAAGATTTTCATAGAACCATAGAGTTTCGTAATTTTATCAAATTCAGTTTCATCATAGAATTTGCAAGTACCATTTGTTGTTTCCTTTGCAACTTCAATCGCAAATCGAGCGGCTAATGCTATATCTGTTTCATGACTTGCTCCTGTACCACATCCTGGTACAGCTGATTGCGCTGTAATTGCTAAACCTACAACAGGCGAATCCGTAGCAACGGACGGCTGTAGAATAGAATTAATATGATAGATGTCATTTCCATAAGGTGTTATATCCTGCATTGTAATTGGATATGTAACAGGAAGCTGTCCTGAAGTCATCTCCATTATTCGTAGCAAATCATCACTGACACGAAGAATATACCCTTCTTTTACAGTCGGTGAGATCGCAATCCCCTTATGATTAATCACTCGATTACCTTTTGTAGTATCAATAGATAAAACAACTTCCATTTCGGATAGGACTTCATATTTATTCATTGTTAATATATCGACTGGTGAATCCATAAAATCTACAGGTTCATGTGGCAAGGTTGGTGCATCTGGACAAATATGAGTTGTAACAATGACGTCACCTTTTAAGGTATCTCCTTTTACTTGCATATCCGCTAATTTTAATGCAGAAGCAACTGCTGCAACGGCGCCATCTGCATCAGAAACTAATCCAATACGGCTAGGGCGTGCACCAATACCACCAAGACGACCTACAATTCCAATAGTAGGGGCCACACCACCCCTACTTTTTCCTTCTACTCCAGGAATCATTACTTTAATAAAATCTGTACTACCTTGCTCTCCTGATACCGTTGTTACTTCTACTGTAACATTAGGATATGAAGTAAATAGTTCCTTTACTTTTTCCCCATTTACATATGCATTATCTAGTAAATCAATTACCGAAAGTGTTTGTTTCAATGTCATATAAAAACCTCCACCTAATTTACACGTTGTGTATTAAAGAACTGATTTTTTTATAATACCTTCAATTTGTTTAAGTAGTTTCTCGTTACTCATTGTAGAGCTTAAAATTAAGTTTTCTTTTGGTACTGCGATTACCGAAAGATGCTGTCCTTTTTCGATCGCTGCGGACACAATTGGTTTTGCTGTTTTTGCGTCAAAAGTCATAATTAAATCCGGGAAAGTTGCATATCGCTCTCCATCTTTTTCTAGTGTCATATACTCATTCCAGAATGTTAGCTCATAGGAATCATTGATCCAGACTGTTCCAACATCAAATCCTCCCGCTGTTTCAAGCTGAAAATCAGTGACAATTCCAGTTGTAATCACTTTTCCACCTAACTTTTTAACGACCGCATCAATTGCAGCTTCACCTTCATGGCTTAATAAAGCTTCACCGACTTCAATTGCTTGTCTGATTGCACCAGGAGCTCCATTTTGCTTTGCGTATTCTACAGACACAGGATTTCTAGCAACGGCAACGACTCCACCTGCTTCAACTGATGCCTTTCGAACCATATTAGATGCCTTATCAAGTGAGCCTGAAATACTCACCTCGACATACCTGTCATCTTTTCCACCAATTGCAGCTTGGTGGGATACATAATCAGTAAGCTCAGATAAATTTAATGAGCCCATTGAGCCTGTTGGATGTGCTCGTCCATTACAAGGTATATCAATTACCGGGATATTCGTTACAGCACTTTGAAACCAGCCATTAACAGAAGTTGCAGCACCGTTCTCATTGGTTATAATCCCTTTTATAGGTTTTTCAATTTTTTTGGAAAGTAGCTCTAAAGCCTGAGCATAGTGAATTGGTTTAACAAATTGATCCTTTGCAGCAGGAGCACCTACTAAAGATACAGTTACAAGCGTATCTTCATCTTCAAGCTCATCAATTGTAAGAAGTTGCGGCTGTCCAACTTGAAGAGCCAACTTACCAATTTTAAGACCTTCTTCAATCCAGCCGCCACCGCCGCCTCCTAGAACTGCGCCTCCATAAACTGCATATTCCACCATTTTTTCATCTAATTTTATAGTTGCCAATTGATTTCGCCTCACTTTTTAATTTTAAACATAGAATTAAAGAAACTATACAGTGCGTCACCCGCAATAAAGCCCGCGGCTAAAATACTCATTGGAGCTTCTGCTTCTTTCCCTTTTACCTTTAATACAACAACACGAATTAAAATCCCTAACAAAACTGCCCAACATGCATTTGGACTTAGAATTAGTAAGCCTGTGGCAAATAAGACTCCTAATTGTCGTCCAGGACCACCAATTAATTGAAGAATTGCACCTGGAATCGCCCAAAGCAAAAGTTGTTTTGCTACCTCAGGAGATGCGCCTGCTTTAATTGTTGAAACATATACGGCATCAATTGGAGGCACTAAATTTTGAGCGAAATACCCTTTATAAGTGAAAAGTACTGTTAAAAGAGCAACCCCAAAAGAAATCATCCCAGTAATATATTGTTGCTTTCTTCCTTGTAATTCATATTCTTTGTCTTCACCATTGCCTCGAAGAATGTAACCAGTTTTTAAATCATATCCCATATCGGCGAAGGCCGGGCCAGTAGCAGCGCTGAACCCAGCTAACAGTGCAAGTGCCACAGGTGGAAATCCGATCAACATTCCAAATAGAAGCGTAATAAATGCAACTGCGAAGGCCGGAAACCAACCAGAATGCATAGCTGCAATCCCAACAATTAACTCATGTACAAATGCTGCAAAAGCTGCAAATAACATA from Arthrobacter citreus encodes the following:
- a CDS encoding DUF917 family protein, with product MATIKLDEKMVEYAVYGGAVLGGGGGGWIEEGLKIGKLALQVGQPQLLTIDELEDEDTLVTVSLVGAPAAKDQFVKPIHYAQALELLSKKIEKPIKGIITNENGAATSVNGWFQSAVTNIPVIDIPCNGRAHPTGSMGSLNLSELTDYVSHQAAIGGKDDRYVEVSISGSLDKASNMVRKASVEAGGVVAVARNPVSVEYAKQNGAPGAIRQAIEVGEALLSHEGEAAIDAVVKKLGGKVITTGIVTDFQLETAGGFDVGTVWINDSYELTFWNEYMTLEKDGERYATFPDLIMTFDAKTAKPIVSAAIEKGQHLSVIAVPKENLILSSTMSNEKLLKQIEGIIKKSVL
- a CDS encoding AroM family protein — translated: MAKLGMITIGQAPRQDVAPVFEKYIDGRSELVQVGVLDGLKKAYIEEHLSPELGDYVLTTRLTNGDSVVMSREKIQPILQEKINQFEKTGIKQILLLCTGVFPGIHTKSSYLIEPDKIIPPVVKSIVGQRRFGVILPLAEQEESLRSKFTSFGMNPYFAVASPFKNDLKNYENAGNELKNKVDIILLDCMAYSEQSRQLVSKVTGLPVIVSNVMMGKLVSEMI
- a CDS encoding DUF1177 domain-containing protein codes for the protein MTLKQTLSVIDLLDNAYVNGEKVKELFTSYPNVTVEVTTVSGEQGSTDFIKVMIPGVEGKSRGGVAPTIGIVGRLGGIGARPSRIGLVSDADGAVAAVASALKLADMQVKGDTLKGDVIVTTHICPDAPTLPHEPVDFMDSPVDILTMNKYEVLSEMEVVLSIDTTKGNRVINHKGIAISPTVKEGYILRVSDDLLRIMEMTSGQLPVTYPITMQDITPYGNDIYHINSILQPSVATDSPVVGLAITAQSAVPGCGTGASHETDIALAARFAIEVAKETTNGTCKFYDETEFDKITKLYGSMKILQTMGNEVIH